Sequence from the Maribacter aquivivus genome:
AAGGTCCAGGTAACGGAAGAGAATCTGCAATCAGATCTTTACACAATGCTGGTATCGAAGTAACAGAGATTATCGATGTTACTCCAATGCCTCACAATGGATGTAGACCTCCAAAGAGAAGAAGAGTTTAATTAATTACTATTATATTTCACCGAAAGTGTAGTTACGATTATCGAAGGATAAGCCTTAATTCATGATCTCACTTTCAAATTAAAAGAAAATGGCAAGATATACAGGACCAAAGTCAAAAATCGCCCGTAAATTCGGCGAAGCAATTTTCGGAGATGATAAATCTTTCGAAAAAAAGAATTACCCTCCAGGACAGCATGGTAATAACAGAAGAAGAGGTAAAAAATCTGAGTACTCTGTTCAATTAATGGAGAAGCAAAAAGCTAAATATACTTATGGTATTTTAGAAAAGCAATTCAGAAACTTATTCCAAACTGCGAAAAGAAAAGAAGGTGTTGCTGGTGAAATCTTACTTCAATTGTGTGAGTCTCGTTTAGATAACGTGGTTTATAGAATGGGTATTTCTCCAACTAGAAGTGGTGCAAGACAATTAGTATCTCATAGACACATTACTGTAAATGGTGAGTTGGTAAACATACCTTCTTATTCATTGAAAGCAGGAGATGTTGTTGGTGTTAGAGAGAAATCTAAATCATTACAAAGTATTCAAGATTCATTAGCTGCTAGTAGTGCAGTTTATGAGTGGATTTCTTGGAATAGTGAAAAGAAGGAAGGTACATATGTTACTATTCCGGAAAGATTACAGATTCCAGAAAATATCAAAGAACAATTAATCGTGGAGTTATACTCTAAATAAACAATACCTATCCAATTATGGCATTATTTAATTTTCAGAAACCCGATAAAGTAATAATGATCGATTCCTCTGATTTCGAAGGTAAGTTCGAATTTCGCCCTTTGGAACCTGGTTATGGATTAACTGTTGGGAATGCATTAAGACGAGTATTGCTTTCTTCTTTGGAAGGTCATGCAATTACTTCGGTTAGGATTGATAAAGTAGAACATGAATTTTCTACTATACCTGGCGTTGTTGAAGATGTAACAGAGATTATATTAAATTTGAAGCAGGTTCGTTTCAAAAAGCAAATAGAGGATTCTGAAGCTGAAGTGGTTTCAATTTCTGTAAGTGGTAAGAATCAATTAACTGCTGGTGATTTTCAAAAGTTTATTTCTGGATACCAAGTTTTAAATCCAGATTTAGTTATTTGTAATATGGATGCTAAAGTTAGTATCAATATGGAAATATCTATTGAAAAAGGTAGAGGTTATGTTCCTGCAGAGGAAAATAAAAAATCTGGTGCACCATTAGGTACTATAGCTGTCGATTCTATTTTTACACCTATTAAGAATGTAAAGTATAGTATTGAAAACTTTCGTGTAGAACAAAAAACTGATTATGAGAAATTAGTTTTTGAGATATCTTCAGATGGTTCAATTCATCCTAAAGATGCTTTAACTGAAGCGGCAAAAGTTCTTATTCATCACTTCATGTTATTCTCTGATGAGCGTATTACATTAGAAGCTGATGAAATTGCTCAGACAGAGACTTATGATGAAGAGTCTTTACACATGAGACAATTATTGAAAACTAAATTAGTTGATATGGACCTTTCTGTTCGTGCACTAAACTGTTTAAAAGCAGCTGAAGTTGATACTTTAGGAGATTTAGTTTCTTTTAATAAGAATGACTTAATGAAGTTCAGAAACTTCGGTAAAAAATCTTTAACAGAGCTAGAGGAACTTGTTATTAACAAGGGATTAAGTTTTGGAATGGATTTATCAAAATACAAATTAGATAAAGATTAAATAATCATATTTTGCTCCTCGTTCTGTCGAGTTTGGTAGCAAGATGATAAAATTGAAACATGAGACACGGTAAAAAAATTAATCATTTAAGTAGAAAAACTGCTCATAGAAAAGCGATGTTAGCTAACATGGCTTGTTCTTTGATCGAACACAAAAGAATCAACACTACAGTTGCTAAAGCAAAAGCTTTAAAGCAATTTATTGAACCTTTGATTACTAAATCAAAAGCAGAAAATAATGTTAGTGCAGAGAAAGGTACTCATAACAGACGTATCGTTTTCAAGAATCTTCGTGATAAGTATGCAGTTACTGAACTATTCAGTGTTGTATCTGAAAAGGTTGCGGATAGACCGGGAGGTTATACTAGAATTATCAAATTAGGTAATCGTTTAGGTGATAACGCTGATATGGCAATGATAGAATTGGTTGATTTCAACGAATTGTATAACGCTGGTAAGCCTAAGAAGAAATCTACTAGAAGAAGTAGAAGATCAGGTGGTAGTGATGCTGAAGTTGTTTCTGCAGAGAAAGAAACTAAGGTAGAAGAAGCTCAAACTGAAACAGAAGCTAAGACAGATGATTCTAAGGAATAAAATTGTCAATAAATATTAATAATGAAAAAGGATAAGCTTTCTAGCTTATCCTTTTTTTATGTTTTTTTGTGAACGAATAAATTATAAGACTAAAATGAAATATCAGACAAAGAGAAAAGCTATAATATTACTTGCAGATGGTACTATCTTTTTTGGAAAATCTGTTGGAGACAAAGAGGGTACTGCTTTCGGCGAAGTATGTTTCAATACTGGAATGACAGGATACCAAGAGATATTTACTGATCCATCATATTTTGGACAAATAATGGTTACTACCAATGCTCATATTGGTAATTACGGGGTAAATAAAGATGAAATAGAATCCGAGTCGATTAAAATTTCAGGTTTAGTTTGTAGAAATTTTAGCTATGAGTATTCCAGACCTTTGGCAGACGATAGTTTACAAGGTTTTTTAGATAAGAATGAGTTGTTTGCTATTTCAGATGTGGATACAAGAGCATTAGTTAGTTATATTAGAGATAATGGAGCAATGAATGCTGTAATATCAACTGACATTGAAAATATTGAAGACTTAAAAAAACGTTTAAGTGAAGTTCCAAGTATGGAGGGGCTAGAGTTGGCTTCTAAAGTTTCTACGACAGAACCATATTTTGTTGGTGACGAAAATGCAAACTTTAAAATTGCAGCACTTGATATAGGTATTAAGAAGAATATTTTACGTAATCTGGTTAAAAGAGGAGCTTATGTAAAGGTATTTCCTTACAACAGTAGTTTTGAAGATATGTCTTTTTGGAATCCTGATGCGTTTTTCATTTCAAATGGACCTGGAGATCCTGAGCCATTGGTAGATGCTATTGCTGCAGTTAAAAAAATGATTGAAACTGATAAGCCGCTTTTTGGTATTTGTTTAGGCCATCAAGTATTGGCATTGGCAAACGGAGTTTCTACTTATAAGATGCACAATGGTCATAGAGGTATTAACCACCCAATATTAAACCTTATTACAGGTAAAGGTGAAATTACTTCACAAAATCATGGCTTTGCTATAAATAGAGAAGAAACTGAGGCTAATGCTAATTTAGAGATTACGCATACACACCTTAATGATAAGACAGTTGCAGGGATTCGTATGAAAGATAAAAATGTATTTTCTGTTCAGTATCACCCAGAAGCTAGTCCGGGTCCGCATGATGCGGATTACCTTTTTGACGATTTTTTTAAATTAATTGAGAATTGTTCAAAACATAACGAAATAGTTTAAATAAACATTAATTAATTGGCAAATGTAGGGTTTGAACAAGCTTGTTAAAAACCTGCTTTTGTATCTTTACTTTTTAAACAAACAACTAATAAAAAGAATATAAATGAGTATTATATTAAATGTTCACGCAAGGCAAATATTAGATTCTAGAGGGAATCCAACAGTTGAAGTAGATGTAGTTACCGAAAACGGAGTAATGGGAAGAGCAGCAGTTCCTTCTGGGGCCTCTACTGGTGAGCATGAAGCTGTTGAATTACGTGATGGAGGTAAAGCTTTCATGGGTAAAGGAGTAACTAAAGCTGTAGATAACGTAAACAGCATTATAGCAGAGGAAATATTAGGAATGAGTGTGTTTGATCAGAATCTTTTAGATCAAACTATGATTGATTTAGATGGTACGCCAAATAAATCGAAGTTAGGAGCTAATGCTATTTTAGGTGTTTCATTGGCTGCGGCAAAGGCTGCCGCAAACGAATTAGGTCTTTCTCTTTTTAGATATATTGGTGGTGTTAGTGCTAATACGCTTCCTGTACCAATGATGAACATTATTAACGGTGGTTCGCATTCAGATGCACCTATCGCTTTTCAAGAGTTCATGGTAATGCCTGTTAAAGCAAAAAACTTTAGTCATGCAATGCAAATGGGTACTGAGATTTTCCATAACCTTAAAAAAGTATTACATGACCGTGGTCTTAGTACTGCGGTAGGTGATGAAGGTGGTTTTGCACCAAATCTTGCCGGTGGTACTGAAGATGCTTTAGATACTATTGCAAAAGCGGTTAAAAATGCAGGTTACACTTTAGGTGATGATGTAATGATTGCTTTAGATTGTGCCGCGGCAGAATTTTTCGTAGATGGTAAATATGATTACACTAAATTCGAAGGAGAATCTGGAGTTATAAGAACTTCTGAAGAGCAAGCTCAATACTTAGCTGATTTAAGTGCTAAATACCCAATTATCTCTATAGAAGATGGTATGGATGAAAACGATTGGGACGGATGGAAATCTTTGACTGATAAGATTGGAGATAAAGTTCAATTAGTTGGTGATGATTTATTCGTGACAAATGTTGAACGTTTGTCTACTGGAATCGAAAGAGGTATTGCAAATTCAATTTTGATTAAAGTAAATCAAATTGGTACATTGACAGAAACAATTGCTGCTGTTAATATGGCCAAAAATGCAGGATATACTTCAGTAATGTCTCACCGTTCTGGTGAAACAGAAGATAATACTATTGCTGATTTGGCTGTAGCATTAAACACTGGTCAAATTAAAACTGGTTCAGCATCAAGATCTGATCGTATGGCTAAATACAACCAATTACTTCGTATAGAAGAAGAATTAGGTAGCACAGCTTACTATCCACAAGAAAAAGCCTTTAAGTTAGGTTAATTCTTATGTGAAATATATAATCAAGCCTTTCTCTCGAGAAAGGCTTTTTTTTTTGGCGTACTTCAAAACTTTAACTACCTTTTGAGAATAAACCAATAATAACCTCTCTTTGTTAGCGTATGAATAATTTTCTTTTTGTTTCCGCAGAGAATGATGCTATTCCTGATTGTAAAGCTGGTGGAATGGGTGACGTGGTTAGAGACGTGCCTAGAGAGATATCGAAACGAGGAGATAAAGTTCACGTAGTCGTACCTTCATATTCTAGACTACATAAAAATGGAATCTTTAAGACTAAACTTGAATTTAGTCTAAGGGGTATGCCGTATACGGCAGAATTGTATGAGGTGATACCTAAAAGAGTCGATAAAAATATCACTCATTATGTTATTCACCATCCTGAAATATCTGAAGGTGGTATAGCTCATATTTATCATGATGATCCTACCGAACCTTTTTTTAATGATTTTATAAAGTTTATTATTTTTTGTACAGCTACAGCTGAAGCAATTAAAATTGGAGCCTTTGGTGATTTAGATATCGTTCATATGCATGACTGGCATTCTGCAGCGCTCTTATTTATAAGAACATATCACCCGCAATATCAGGATTTAAAAAAGATGCGATATGTGTATACGATTCATAATCTAGCCATACAGGGTATTCGTCCTTTTTACAATAATTATGCCTCAGTAAATCATTGGTTTCCAGAAATTCAATTAGATCATAAAGCTTTGATGGATCCACGTTACCAAGATTGTATAAATTTAATGGCAGTGGGTATTCGTTTTGCAGATGCGGTTCATACAGTTTCTCCATCTTACAAAGAAGATGTTCTTTTACCAAGTAGAAGACCTGAGTTTATTGGAGGTGAAAGTTTAGAAGAAGATTTAATAAAGGCAGATAATGAAGGTAGACTTTTCGGTATCTTAAATGCCAGTAACTACGGTAATATTAGAATTGCAGAAAAGGGATTTTTATATAGAAATACGGTTAAAGCTATTTTTAGATGGCTTCAAGAAAATTCCAAGAAATATAAAGCTGATTTTCTCGCGCATACAGGAGAAAAAATCATGCAGTTTGTTGGTAATAGACCAAAATTCATAGTTTCTAGTGTGGCGAGATTAACGGAACAAAAGTTCTATTTCTTAAAACGATCGCCTGAAGCATTTGAGAAAATGTTGGCTAGGTTAAATGAAATTGATGGTATATTTATTTTATTAGGTACTGGCGATCCAGATTATGAAGAATTTTTTCGTCATATGAGTTATCATCATAAAAATTTTGTGTTTACAAATGGGCAATCAGAAGATTTGATTGATTCAATGTACCTAGAAACAGATTTGTATTTTATGCCTAGTTTATTTGAGCCATGTGGTATTAGTCAAATGTTGGCGATGAGAAACGGTAACCCATGTTTGGTACATCATACAGGCGGACTAAAAGATACTGTAGATCACTTAAAAACAGGATTTGTTTTTGGTGGTGATACCTACGATGAGCAAATTAGTAATATGGTGAAAAGTTTTGATGAGGCTTTGACCTTATGGGAGAACGATAAACCAGCTTGGAAAAAGATAAAAGCGAATGCAAAAAAGGCGCGTTTTACTTGGGAAAAATCTTTAGATGCATATTATGAGTCACTATATCTGTTGTAATGAAAGCTATTCATAGGACTTATTGTTAATTTTACCCAAAACAGATTTTTCAAATTGGTAAACCACTCTTGTTTTGTTAACTTTACGAGAAGTATTTAAAACGTAAAAAGAAAAATGTCAGACAAAGCTATTTTAGAATATAATGGTGAAAAATATGAGTTTCCTGTAATTAAGGGAACCGAAAACGAACTTGCAATAGATATCAAAACTTTGCGTTCGGCTACCAATGGAATTATAACTATTGATCCAGGTTTTAAAAATACAGGATCTTGTGAAAGCGCTATTACTTTTTTAGATGGTGAAAAAGGAATTTTACGTTACAGAGGTTACTCAATTGAAGAATTAGCTGAGAAAGCTGATTTCTTAGAAGTAGCTTATGCTTTAATATTTGGTGAATTGCCAAATACAGAAGAACTAGCAAAATTTCATAAAGACATTAAAGACGAATCTCATGTAGATGAAGAGATGAAAAAGATTTTGGATGGTTTTCCAAAATCAGCACATCCAATGGGTGTATTGTCTTCTTTGACTAGCGCATTAATTGCATTTAACCCTTCAACGGTTGATGTAAGTTCTGATGAAGATATGTACCATGCAATTGTACGTATACTTGCTAAATTTCCAGTTCTTGTAGCTTGGACTTTACGTAAAAAGAAAGGTCTTCCATTAGATTATGGTGATGATAGTTTAGGCTATGTAGAGAACATTCATAAAATGATGTTTAAGCGTCCAAATCAAGATTATAAAAAGAAT
This genomic interval carries:
- the rpsD gene encoding 30S ribosomal protein S4; the encoded protein is MARYTGPKSKIARKFGEAIFGDDKSFEKKNYPPGQHGNNRRRGKKSEYSVQLMEKQKAKYTYGILEKQFRNLFQTAKRKEGVAGEILLQLCESRLDNVVYRMGISPTRSGARQLVSHRHITVNGELVNIPSYSLKAGDVVGVREKSKSLQSIQDSLAASSAVYEWISWNSEKKEGTYVTIPERLQIPENIKEQLIVELYSK
- the carA gene encoding glutamine-hydrolyzing carbamoyl-phosphate synthase small subunit: MKYQTKRKAIILLADGTIFFGKSVGDKEGTAFGEVCFNTGMTGYQEIFTDPSYFGQIMVTTNAHIGNYGVNKDEIESESIKISGLVCRNFSYEYSRPLADDSLQGFLDKNELFAISDVDTRALVSYIRDNGAMNAVISTDIENIEDLKKRLSEVPSMEGLELASKVSTTEPYFVGDENANFKIAALDIGIKKNILRNLVKRGAYVKVFPYNSSFEDMSFWNPDAFFISNGPGDPEPLVDAIAAVKKMIETDKPLFGICLGHQVLALANGVSTYKMHNGHRGINHPILNLITGKGEITSQNHGFAINREETEANANLEITHTHLNDKTVAGIRMKDKNVFSVQYHPEASPGPHDADYLFDDFFKLIENCSKHNEIV
- a CDS encoding DNA-directed RNA polymerase subunit alpha; this translates as MALFNFQKPDKVIMIDSSDFEGKFEFRPLEPGYGLTVGNALRRVLLSSLEGHAITSVRIDKVEHEFSTIPGVVEDVTEIILNLKQVRFKKQIEDSEAEVVSISVSGKNQLTAGDFQKFISGYQVLNPDLVICNMDAKVSINMEISIEKGRGYVPAEENKKSGAPLGTIAVDSIFTPIKNVKYSIENFRVEQKTDYEKLVFEISSDGSIHPKDALTEAAKVLIHHFMLFSDERITLEADEIAQTETYDEESLHMRQLLKTKLVDMDLSVRALNCLKAAEVDTLGDLVSFNKNDLMKFRNFGKKSLTELEELVINKGLSFGMDLSKYKLDKD
- the rplQ gene encoding 50S ribosomal protein L17; translation: MRHGKKINHLSRKTAHRKAMLANMACSLIEHKRINTTVAKAKALKQFIEPLITKSKAENNVSAEKGTHNRRIVFKNLRDKYAVTELFSVVSEKVADRPGGYTRIIKLGNRLGDNADMAMIELVDFNELYNAGKPKKKSTRRSRRSGGSDAEVVSAEKETKVEEAQTETEAKTDDSKE
- the eno gene encoding phosphopyruvate hydratase is translated as MSIILNVHARQILDSRGNPTVEVDVVTENGVMGRAAVPSGASTGEHEAVELRDGGKAFMGKGVTKAVDNVNSIIAEEILGMSVFDQNLLDQTMIDLDGTPNKSKLGANAILGVSLAAAKAAANELGLSLFRYIGGVSANTLPVPMMNIINGGSHSDAPIAFQEFMVMPVKAKNFSHAMQMGTEIFHNLKKVLHDRGLSTAVGDEGGFAPNLAGGTEDALDTIAKAVKNAGYTLGDDVMIALDCAAAEFFVDGKYDYTKFEGESGVIRTSEEQAQYLADLSAKYPIISIEDGMDENDWDGWKSLTDKIGDKVQLVGDDLFVTNVERLSTGIERGIANSILIKVNQIGTLTETIAAVNMAKNAGYTSVMSHRSGETEDNTIADLAVALNTGQIKTGSASRSDRMAKYNQLLRIEEELGSTAYYPQEKAFKLG
- a CDS encoding glycogen synthase — protein: MNNFLFVSAENDAIPDCKAGGMGDVVRDVPREISKRGDKVHVVVPSYSRLHKNGIFKTKLEFSLRGMPYTAELYEVIPKRVDKNITHYVIHHPEISEGGIAHIYHDDPTEPFFNDFIKFIIFCTATAEAIKIGAFGDLDIVHMHDWHSAALLFIRTYHPQYQDLKKMRYVYTIHNLAIQGIRPFYNNYASVNHWFPEIQLDHKALMDPRYQDCINLMAVGIRFADAVHTVSPSYKEDVLLPSRRPEFIGGESLEEDLIKADNEGRLFGILNASNYGNIRIAEKGFLYRNTVKAIFRWLQENSKKYKADFLAHTGEKIMQFVGNRPKFIVSSVARLTEQKFYFLKRSPEAFEKMLARLNEIDGIFILLGTGDPDYEEFFRHMSYHHKNFVFTNGQSEDLIDSMYLETDLYFMPSLFEPCGISQMLAMRNGNPCLVHHTGGLKDTVDHLKTGFVFGGDTYDEQISNMVKSFDEALTLWENDKPAWKKIKANAKKARFTWEKSLDAYYESLYLL